A window of Deltaproteobacteria bacterium contains these coding sequences:
- the rplD gene encoding 50S ribosomal protein L4, protein MQLEVYNSEKKKVGQVAAPEFLSSRPRNGLIYQVVVQQLTNQREGNSRVKNRHEVTGSTRKIYRQKGTGRARHGDIKAPLFVGGGRAFGPKPRDWSSVLPKKIRDGALRDLVVSKQAEGKLWLLDSLTFPKPKTKEMKTLFEKFGAPSGLLVFSEKNLNLEKSIRNLEKFKGAHWEALSVKDLLHYDHLLMTKEAFQRFVERYS, encoded by the coding sequence ATGCAGCTCGAAGTTTACAATTCGGAGAAGAAAAAGGTTGGCCAGGTAGCGGCTCCGGAGTTTCTTTCATCCAGGCCTCGGAATGGTCTGATCTATCAGGTGGTGGTTCAGCAGCTGACGAATCAGCGTGAGGGGAATTCTCGCGTGAAAAATCGGCATGAGGTGACTGGGAGTACGCGAAAGATCTATAGACAGAAAGGGACCGGTCGGGCGCGCCATGGAGATATCAAGGCGCCTCTTTTTGTCGGTGGAGGCCGTGCCTTTGGGCCCAAACCGAGGGATTGGTCTTCTGTTCTTCCGAAAAAAATTCGGGATGGGGCCTTGCGTGATCTTGTTGTCTCCAAACAGGCGGAAGGGAAGTTGTGGCTTTTGGATTCTTTGACATTCCCGAAGCCAAAGACGAAGGAGATGAAGACGCTTTTTGAGAAGTTTGGAGCCCCATCAGGGCTTCTCGTCTTCTCCGAAAAGAATTTGAATCTTGAAAAATCGATTCGCAATCTGGAGAAATTTAAAGGGGCTCATTGGGAGGCGCTTTCGGTCAAAGACCTCCTTCATTATGACCATCTCTTGATGACGAAAGAGGCCTTTCAGCGATTTGTGGAGAGATACTCATGA
- the rplW gene encoding 50S ribosomal protein L23, which translates to MRPVHEIIHRAVVTEKSVMERAHSRYAFEVASDASKPVIRQAVEDFFKVNVVSVRTIKVPEKKRRFGRYPGKKPVWKKAIVTLKEGQKIEMLEAE; encoded by the coding sequence ATGAGACCGGTTCATGAAATAATCCATCGTGCTGTTGTGACAGAAAAATCTGTCATGGAAAGGGCGCACTCTCGCTATGCCTTTGAGGTGGCATCTGATGCGAGCAAGCCGGTGATTCGGCAGGCGGTTGAGGATTTTTTTAAAGTGAATGTTGTTTCTGTTCGGACCATTAAGGTTCCTGAAAAAAAGAGACGCTTTGGTCGTTACCCAGGGAAGAAGCCTGTATGGAAAAAGGCGATCGTTACCCTGAAGGAAGGCCAAAAGATAGAAATGTTGGAAGCTGAGTAG
- the rplC gene encoding 50S ribosomal protein L3, with protein MIEGIIARKKGMTQLFSNQGEVVPVTVLEAGPCQVVQRKTKGHEGYDSVQIGWSGATKKRRYLREFRVAPEEELKVGDQVTAAIFKAGDRLHVTGVSKGKGFQGVIKRHGKAGGPASHGSRFHRTTGSIGQRTSPGEVFKNMKLPGHMGHERVTTKNLEVVEVRDNLLFLKGSVPGPNEGVVILRKG; from the coding sequence ATGATTGAAGGGATTATTGCAAGAAAAAAAGGGATGACCCAGCTCTTCTCGAATCAGGGAGAGGTGGTGCCGGTTACCGTTCTTGAGGCCGGTCCTTGTCAGGTGGTTCAGCGCAAGACGAAGGGTCATGAGGGGTATGATTCTGTTCAGATTGGATGGTCTGGTGCGACCAAGAAACGTCGGTATCTTCGTGAGTTTCGAGTTGCCCCGGAGGAGGAGTTAAAGGTGGGAGATCAGGTGACCGCAGCGATCTTCAAGGCTGGAGATCGACTCCATGTGACGGGAGTTTCGAAAGGAAAAGGGTTTCAGGGTGTTATCAAGAGGCATGGGAAGGCGGGGGGACCGGCGAGTCACGGTTCGCGTTTTCATCGTACAACCGGTTCTATTGGTCAGAGAACTTCGCCAGGAGAGGTTTTTAAGAATATGAAACTGCCCGGTCATATGGGCCACGAGCGTGTGACAACAAAAAATTTAGAGGTTGTTGAGGTTCGTGACAATCTGCTTTTTTTAAAGGGATCTGTTCCAGGACCCAATGAAGGGGTTGTCATTTTAAGGAAGGGATAA